ATGATTTATTGAGTTGACACAAAATACTTTAGCTCACGCCTTAGTTAAAGCACTGACCCAAGTAAAAAAGGACATGGGAACGGGGAGAGCTTACCAAAATCTTGATATTTGTTAGGCCAAGCCTATTTTCAGAATGACTTCAAACTGCATTTGAAAGCGCAAATTATGCAAACAAAATATGCAAAGAACATGTGAGCATAATAGCAATTAGATCAATTAATAAGTCTATCATGGATTAGTTTCTGGTCTGTTAATGTAAGAGTGATGCATTACCAACCTTGCTATTGTCTTTTGAAAAGAGTTTGAAGATCCATGCGGACgtatatttagtcccacatcgattatttGTTAGGAAgatcttgaatatttatatagaactaagaaatccaaataatatctttcgaTTAATCTTTTTAAATGAGGTCCTGGATCATtataaatggtattagagcagatCCAATTCATAACTCATATGAACTAGGGGATACTACAGCACCGGTTTATTGGACTGACGATAGACTAATCATAGTATTTATGAATAAATACATGAATTTAGACCTTTAGTCTGATAAGGATGCTAGAGTTTAAATAGAAAGAGTATGTGAGAATTCGTGCGGAtgtgtatttagtcccacatcagttatTTGTTAGAAAGATTTTGTAAATTTATACAGGACTGAGAAATCTAAATAATACCTTTCAATTAGTCTTTTTAGATGAAGTCTTGGATTGTTATAAGAATTTTCTCATAGTATTTGCCTGTCTTTTATCTAAAGCTAAAATCTTTGAAACAAATAACAGAATGCAAAGTAGACCACAGAGATAAGTTACTGTAGTTATACTACAATTTTGATGTATGTTGGTTACAGTAGTTCTAAAGTTGGGTAAAGATGAGTTCAAGATTGCCCGTGGGAAGGTATGCAAAATTTGGGTCCTCCCTCTGGAATCATTTGGTAATCCCATATTTCCAAGGCTGTCTCAGGCTTGGAAAATTAAGCCCTATTTTGTTCCATGGCTTAAAAAGCTAGTCAAAAGTCTGATTTGGACTTTGTCAGGCACGGCCGAATAAAGAAACCAGGATTGTGCAATCTGCTCCTTTGCGCCTGCTTCAAGGTAAAAGCCATTGGCACACCTATTTGGCTATAGTCCGACAAATTGGTTGGATTAGATAGGTCAGGAtctgacctaaatctaaatcaacCCGGATATGATACAATTCAGCCCAATTTGATTGGAGTTGGTCGAACATGAGACAAAACTAACTAGAACATAATTTGAATGTAATGTACCCTGGACTTTGAAAGTAATCTGACTTGTTAATAGACCACCAAGGGATGAGTTGGGACCAGGCCTTGAGACCCTATTTGATCCCTGGTTAACAAAAGCTTGAATAAGTTCTCTTAGTCCATTGCATTCCACTTTAATTTGTTTTCTTAAGgacaaatttgaatattttgctTCACTAATAATTCTAGAATAAATTATAATAGTTGCAAATACAATTTGATTGAAATGTCTTATAGTTAAGCTCACCATATTCTTAGattcttgagagagagagagagagagagagatcaataGTATGTAATGGCAGATTGGGCGCCGATAGTGAGGAATGATGCTATCCATACTATATCGCTAGGGTTAATGTTCAAGCTCCCTACGACACTTCGTAGTATAGAGTTTGGGAGCTTTTAAACCAATGAGATGGCTATCACCATCTACATCCCCATCTTCTTCTCCATCTCATCATTCTCATTATCATCCTTCATCTCAACATTTACACTGACTAATTCAATTAGTGGATCCCCATTTTTCAAACTTAGGATTTATTGCATAGAGTacaaatctcctactaattcaatcAATGGATCCCTTTTTACGGTGCATAGTTTGCATTGCAGAGTATTGTGCAATACTTGATAGTTGTCATATCATTATATCATAGATGGATAGCTATCAAAGAAAGTAGCTATGTGCTATATAATGTATCATTGATAGTTGTCTATCTTTTATTGGTGGCTATCCAGCACTGCACAATATTCTGTGAGGCATATTTACTCTAATTTTTGTTTTCTATGGCATTTTGTTTTATGGCTTCTGACCATGGCTCTTATTATTTTCTATGttttcccccctctctcttttccaaTTTGGTAGGTGGGTGGATGTATTATGCATACATGTTTTTATCCAAATAATTTCATATTCTGTGACACAGCGATCTAATAGAAATCTTTGGTCTGTGGGCCGTGGATTTGCGAAAATGTTCTGAGCAGGGCAACAATCATTAACGAACACACAGTGAACCCACTGATTTGGGCCAGCAAACCCATGAATTGCAATAGATTAGACTGagaatatttttcttttaattcaAGAAATATAATGGGGATTTAACCATTTGACTCTTTCCAATTCACAAATCAAATGCTTAAATTACATGTAACACAACTTGCAATTCTCTAATGTGTCCTGGGTCCCATTATCGACACTCCTCTTTTAAGGACTTTGCTTAGGATCATGATTTGAACTTTGGTGATAGCGCTTTCAACATAtttcttggaaaaaaaaaatgtcacATCCAAAAATGAAAAAGACATGCCATTTGGGAAGTTAGCTTTAAAGCTACTCATCTTATTTTGTTTATACCCTATTATCATTAGCCTAGCTCCCTCATATTCTAAAGCCTAAATTAACACATATTTTATTACATTGTGCAAGTGGCCGGTCCAATCCATAATACTAGGACTTGTGTCCAAACTTTATTcatctttttatcttttcttttcattttttattaatttataacctTCACCACACCATTACCACCATTTATCATCATAAACCCTAGGAAATGAGCCAAACAAGAAGGTAATTTTTTCCTCTCATCTTTGCATATGACTGCTAAAGAGCATTGTAGTATCGATCATTCTTCTCTATTTTATACAGGAAAAAGAGATTTACTAGTTATTATTGCcataagaaaaggaaaagaagtaggtcattttctgttcttttgatggattaaacttTATAAGAAGCAACCAGGCTcccttttcatattttaaaagatAAGCATTCCAAAGTGGATTTATAATAGATGAGCATGTTATATAGAACTTGGGTTCATAGATAAGGCATTTCAAATTTTAGGTCAATTGGGTCAGCTTATGTCTTAAATTTTGTGGCGATATCTACTCTAAATATTCATTATGGTCACATGGTGGAAGGGGATGAGGGCGGGTTAGTCCTGTCCCAAATACTCCCAACCCTATAAATCCTGGTAAagtaagatttgatctctaattttttGTTACAACTATCAAAAATTTTACCAACATGGTAAGTTGGCTCCTTCATCATGTTGGATGTATAAGTCTAAACTTGCAAAACTTATAAAAGTGTCAATCAGTTCCATAAGGAAAATCAATAtctttatgaaaatttatttagatGATTTGAAAAGTTGTATCATTTTAAACACAATCCAGATGCTAGTGTTTAATCTACCCTCAATTATATGTGCTTTGAGAATGGTGTTGCTACTATTGCCAATCATTTCAAAGATATAATTCAGAAATTGTTTTGGCCTTGAGAAAACATCTCAATAGATTCAAAAATGGAGCTTTCCTTCCAACCAGAGAGGGATGTAATCATTGGACTGTAGCTTAATTAGTTTGCCCCAAGTATGTATGAGAATACATGTAATGTAGATTCTTGACCTACACAAGGTTTGCAACTAAACAGTTGCTTcactctaaaataaatataacatTTGTATGTGTCCAATACACATTTCACatacaacaaatattataactATCATAATGAATTTGTATCTACTTGCATCCCTTTGAGCTGAACAGTTCCTACATTCAAGATTTAATGGTTGGAGATGATTACTAGACTAGAAAGTAGATTCTTCAAGCCGATCCCAACTTGGGATTAAGTTCACTACATTTATGTAGTAATTTCCTTGTGAAATTATTTGAAACACTAGTAGGAGAGACTTGAGAATTAAAGTGTCTTCACCAAATTTGATGAATATAACTATCATTATTATGTAACCTAAAATTACTTACCAATGTTACCTAGATTAAAATTAAAACAAAAAAGCAATTAAATTGAAATAATGGGGCTTCACATCGAATTCTAGAAGATAAACTTCATAAAAGGTTTTGATTTTTGACTTGAATTCATTCATTCCCCACCCATGGCACAACATCAATATATAATTCAGTGTACCCTTAGGAATCAATCCAACTTGATGCATCTTATGTGAAGATGGATAAAAATACCCAATAACTCTACCAAGCTAGAgttgcaaagaaaaaaaatatttttcaaaggaACCACATGAAGCACAGACTAGTCCAAACCGAAGTGGAAgaacatgaaactttcaccatCTTGTTGATCACGCGGCATGCACATGAACGCCTATTGCAATCACCAGGATGGTTAGTATTGCGAAGAAGATGACACTGTGAACCAGAACCGAGATCCCACTCGTGTACATGTTACCAAATTCTATTACTCTATTCCTTGCTGGTAGCTGAAATAAGAGCCCTGGTGATAAGAGAATAAAGAGGATTACCGCAACGATCACCGGCCCCCAATCCGTCGACATCTTGATTTCTCTCCTCACTAAGCTTCAAAAGAAGGATGGTGTGTATTCTATTTTGATTCAGATAAATATGGTAGGTGGTAATGAGAAATGTTCTTGGAGAGAGAAGAGAAGCCACACCTAAGAAGAAGAAAGC
Above is a genomic segment from Elaeis guineensis isolate ETL-2024a chromosome 1, EG11, whole genome shotgun sequence containing:
- the LOC140854790 gene encoding uncharacterized protein, which encodes MSTDWGPVIVAVILFILLSPGLLFQLPARNRVIEFGNMYTSGISVLVHSVIFFAILTILVIAIGVHVHAA